The proteins below are encoded in one region of Caldisericota bacterium:
- the rpsB gene encoding 30S ribosomal protein S2, with protein MAIITMKELLEAGVHFGHQTKRWNPKMKEYIYTERNGIHIFDLRITIKKVAEANNFVSNLAKEGKTVIFVGTKKAAQDIVKEEAERCGMMYVNQRWVGGLLTNFSTIKTRIRRLNELEKLIAEGYLDSIPIKERVSVEREFAKLRKLFEGVKNVTSLPAAIFVTDTHKERSAILEARRLHIPVIGIVDSNSDPEEMDYSLPGNDDAIRSLRLFSSVIANAVIEGKEGRVEEEKRQEKVKSEEENIDSTEEIKEELDEEVSK; from the coding sequence ATGGCAATTATAACAATGAAAGAACTGCTTGAAGCTGGTGTACATTTTGGACATCAGACAAAGCGCTGGAACCCAAAGATGAAAGAGTACATCTACACAGAGAGAAATGGAATTCATATTTTTGATCTAAGGATTACCATTAAGAAGGTGGCTGAGGCGAATAATTTTGTTTCTAATCTTGCAAAAGAAGGAAAAACTGTAATTTTTGTAGGAACAAAAAAAGCAGCTCAGGACATTGTAAAAGAGGAAGCAGAAAGATGCGGTATGATGTATGTGAACCAGCGGTGGGTAGGAGGCTTACTTACTAATTTTTCTACCATTAAAACCCGCATTAGGAGATTAAATGAACTTGAAAAATTAATTGCAGAAGGATATCTTGATTCTATACCTATTAAAGAGAGAGTAAGTGTCGAAAGAGAATTTGCTAAGTTACGTAAACTTTTTGAAGGAGTAAAGAATGTAACTTCTCTTCCTGCCGCGATCTTCGTGACAGATACACATAAAGAGCGTAGTGCGATATTGGAGGCAAGGAGATTACATATCCCAGTGATAGGCATTGTGGATTCTAATTCAGATCCTGAAGAAATGGATTATTCCCTTCCTGGAAATGATGATGCAATTAGATCTCTTAGATTATTTTCATCGGTTATTGCAAATGCAGTCATCGAAGGAAAAGAAGGAAGAGTAGAGGAAGAAAAAAGGCAGGAAAAAGTTAAGAGTGAGGAAGAAAATATAGACAGTACTGAAGAGATTAAAGAAGAACTTGATGAAGAGGTGTCAAAATGA